tctgagtctGAATTCCCATCTGAAAGGAAAATTAATTCTCATCCTGACTGTACCAAAAGTGCTTTTGGCATGAATAACAGTAAGAAAATAGATTTAACAGTGACTTGAAAaagaaagcatattaaaaaattgtACAGTCATATTAATATGcatttaatgaacaaatattcttTTGCAAACTAAAGAATATTTGAAATGCTAATTAGGTGATACTGATTATAAGGGTAAAAAGGAGGTCAGAGAAAAATAATCCTAATTGGAGGGAGTGTAATGGTGAATAAAGCATTATTATGTTGTCCTTAATTGTTGTTATcatcatttttattatgaaaaaggcTTAGCGCTGCCAGAAGAAAAGATGCTATTTTCTATAAAATTCATACACacaatattctaatttttatgctttcttttgtaattttgtcCACTCAcaggtttgttaatttttatgTGCATTCCAGAAAACTCTTGATACTTTGGAAAGTTTAGGTacaattttggtttatttttagttCAAGTACATCAGCATTATGCTCAGTTGAACTGATTGATGGGATGCTTAGATGATAAGTAGATGATGTAGGTAAATAAATGATAGAAGGAAGAAATCTGATGTACTTTTAAGCAATGCTTATAttgtatttgttaattttattctatttccctgCAGGTTTAAATGTTTATTTGGCTACTTGGCTACTGATTAGAGAACACAAAATGAATAACTCAACAAACTCCTCTAACAATGGCCTGGCTCTGACCAGTCCTTATAAGACTTTTGAAGTGGTGTTTATTGTCCTGGTGGCTGGATCGCTCAGTTTGGTGACCATTATTGGGAACATCCTGGTCATGGTCTCCATTAAAGTCAACCGCCACCTCCAGACCGTCAACAATTACTTTTTGTTCAGCTTGGCCTGTGCTGACCTTATTATAGGTGTTTTCTCCATGAACTTATATACCCTCTACACTGTGATTGGCTACTGGCCTTTGGGACCTGTGGTGTGTGACCTTTGGCTAGCCCTGGACTACGTGGTCAGCAATGCCTCCGTTATGAATCTGCTCATCATCAGCTTTGACAGGTACTTCTGTGTCACCAAACCTCTGACCTACCCTGTTAAGCGGACCACGAAAATGGCAGGTATGATGATTGCAGCTGCCTGGGTCCTCTCCTTCATCCTCTGGGCTCCAGCCATTCTCTTCTGGCAGTTCATTGTCGGGGTGAGAACTGTGGAGGATGGGGAATGCTACATTCAGTTTTTTTCCAACGCTGCCGTCACCTTTGGCACTGCCATTGCAGCCTTCTATTTGCCAGTGATCATCATGACTGTGCTATACTGGCACATATCCCGAGCCAGCAAGAGCAGGATTAAGAAGGACAAAAAGGAGCCCGTGGCCAACCAAGAGCCAGTTTCTCCAAGTCTGGTGCAAGGAAGGATAGTGAagccaaacaacaacaacacgcCCGGCAGTGACGATGGCTTGGAGCACAACAAAATCCAAAATGGCAAAGCCCCCAGAGATGCTGTGACAGAAAACTGTGTTcagggggaggagaaagagagcTCCAATGACTCCACCTCTGTCAGTGCTGTCGCTTCTAATATGAGAGATGATGAAATAACCCAAGATGAAAACACAGTTTCCACTTCGCTGGGCCATTCCAAAGAAGAGAACTCTAAACAAACATGCATCAAAATTGTCACCAAGACCCATAAAGGGGACTCATGTACCCCTACTAACACCACCGTGGAGCTAGTGGGTTCCTCAGGTCAGAATGGGGATGAAAAACAGAACATTGTAGCCCGCAAGATTGTGAAGATGACAAAGCAGCCTGCGAAAAAGAAGCCTCCTCCTTCCCGGGAAAAAAAAGTGACCAGGACAATCTTGGCTATTCTGTTGGCGTTCATAATCACCTGGGCGCCCTATAATGTCATGGTGCTCATTAACACTTTCTGTGCACCCTGTATCCCCAACACTGTGTGGACAATTGGTTATTGGCTCTGTTACATCAACAGTACCATCAATCCTGCCTGCTATGCGCTTTGTAACGCCACCTTCAAGAAGACCTTTAAACACCTTCTCATGTGTCATTACAAGAACATAGGCGCTACAAGGTAAAGTGTCTTTGTAAAGAAGGTAATTGGTCAAGGGAAGccttgggaaaaataaaagagatataacagctcctaattttaaaatctcaGCCATTGCACTTTACAGTCTTATGATGGAATGTGCAATTAAGGAACCCAATAGTGACACTCCTATCATGCCTGTGCTCCAGTTCAATAAACTTGCACCTTATAAACATTGTCAGTTTAGGA
This window of the Dasypus novemcinctus isolate mDasNov1 chromosome 5, mDasNov1.1.hap2, whole genome shotgun sequence genome carries:
- the CHRM2 gene encoding muscarinic acetylcholine receptor M2, which translates into the protein MNNSTNSSNNGLALTSPYKTFEVVFIVLVAGSLSLVTIIGNILVMVSIKVNRHLQTVNNYFLFSLACADLIIGVFSMNLYTLYTVIGYWPLGPVVCDLWLALDYVVSNASVMNLLIISFDRYFCVTKPLTYPVKRTTKMAGMMIAAAWVLSFILWAPAILFWQFIVGVRTVEDGECYIQFFSNAAVTFGTAIAAFYLPVIIMTVLYWHISRASKSRIKKDKKEPVANQEPVSPSLVQGRIVKPNNNNTPGSDDGLEHNKIQNGKAPRDAVTENCVQGEEKESSNDSTSVSAVASNMRDDEITQDENTVSTSLGHSKEENSKQTCIKIVTKTHKGDSCTPTNTTVELVGSSGQNGDEKQNIVARKIVKMTKQPAKKKPPPSREKKVTRTILAILLAFIITWAPYNVMVLINTFCAPCIPNTVWTIGYWLCYINSTINPACYALCNATFKKTFKHLLMCHYKNIGATR